The Parvibaculaceae bacterium PLY_AMNH_Bact1 genome window below encodes:
- a CDS encoding hypothetical protein (Derived by automated computational analysis using gene prediction method: GeneMarkS-2+.) has product MNSLIPTGKMVVGGVVAVLAVGLLFRHFGDAPVVADSRKGFQGLL; this is encoded by the coding sequence ATGAACTCTCTTATTCCAACGGGCAAAATGGTCGTAGGCGGCGTGGTGGCCGTTCTCGCTGTTGGCCTGCTCTTCCGACACTTTGGTGACGCGCCTGTCGTGGCGGACTCACGCAAAGGCTTTCAGGGGCTTCTCTAA
- a CDS encoding major capsid protein P2 (Derived by automated computational analysis using gene prediction method: Protein Homology.): protein MGIHYNRKLPDFSPVQAGAQAAIQIPRGPTYRTLILKYARGGTPATEAQLKSDIEQVRIKVNGTTRWAATGTRLVDILTKYYGHTLTDGLLFIDLARHDLATIQGADNLAWGTNNVQTLTLEVDIASGAVNPEIEAHAVIDPVKRDLGMIVECWEVPFSTAVGGTFEISTIPEARGQLFAMHVAGANATGLEVEIDNVIFQNAPSDVLNALYARVPSGRVPQADYQHYTPTYLDRLDDVLPLSAQDWRLKVAMSAAGSADIFMETLNQPLGPAAV, encoded by the coding sequence ATGGGTATCCACTACAATCGAAAATTGCCTGACTTCTCGCCTGTGCAGGCGGGCGCTCAAGCAGCCATTCAGATCCCTCGTGGTCCGACCTATCGCACCCTCATTCTGAAATATGCCCGTGGTGGCACTCCTGCCACTGAGGCGCAGTTAAAGTCTGATATTGAACAGGTGCGCATCAAGGTCAACGGAACAACCCGATGGGCGGCTACCGGCACGCGCTTGGTGGATATTCTCACCAAGTATTACGGCCACACGCTGACCGATGGGCTTTTGTTCATTGATCTGGCGCGGCACGATCTGGCCACTATCCAGGGCGCGGACAATCTCGCTTGGGGCACCAACAATGTTCAAACGCTGACGCTGGAAGTCGATATCGCTTCAGGTGCGGTCAATCCAGAAATCGAAGCCCATGCGGTGATTGATCCGGTCAAGCGTGACCTGGGCATGATCGTTGAGTGTTGGGAGGTTCCCTTCAGCACAGCTGTTGGTGGCACGTTTGAAATTTCGACAATTCCCGAAGCGCGAGGGCAGCTATTTGCGATGCATGTTGCTGGAGCGAATGCCACGGGCTTGGAAGTGGAAATCGACAATGTGATTTTCCAAAACGCGCCTTCTGATGTTCTGAACGCACTCTATGCCCGAGTGCCTTCCGGTCGTGTGCCGCAAGCTGACTATCAGCACTATACGCCTACCTATCTTGATCGGTTGGATGATGTGCTGCCTTTGTCCGCTCAAGACTGGCGGTTGAAGGTCGCTATGTCGGCGGCGGGGTCT